In Brassica napus cultivar Da-Ae chromosome A3, Da-Ae, whole genome shotgun sequence, the sequence TTTTGAAAGTGAAGTATTTCACGAGATCTTTATGGCTTTGTGACTCCATTGCTCTCTCTTGGCAAGCGGAAGTTAAAGAAGTGGTTCTTTGGATATTGGTGGTGGTACCTATATCGCTCCCTCTTTGAGCTCCAGCTTGGATAAGTTTCTCATAGATTTCTCTATCGCCTGCTTCGCTCGGAAACATAACCAGCAAATCCAGTGCAGAGAGACCCATCTTGTTCATTGCATTCACCTCAAATGTCTTAGACTCTTCTGGTATTGCCTCAACCAACACTTCAATCACCTGTAAGGTAACAAACACACATTTTGGATTCTACTCTTACAACAAAAAGTATTCAACCATTGTTCTTACCTGGCGATTTTTTCTCCAGGTAGCTAGATGAAGAGCAGTGTTACCCTGTTCATCTTTCTTGTACAACACTTCAATTTGATTCATCTCCGTGATCAACTCAACAATAGCTACCACCGCTCCGATCTCTTGGTGCATAACAGCGAGATGCAAAGCAGTTTGACCTTGAACCGTCTCATCTTCTACGCAATCAACGCAGCTGGAGACAATCTCTCTGATCACATCGGTTTTGCCTCTCATCGCTGCCACATGAAGTGGAGTCTTTCCATCTCTACCTTTAAGCCTGCAAAGTTTCTTGTCGATTCCCAAAATTGCCCTCACGGTCTCTACTTGGCCGGCTGCTGCAGCCGCATGCAGAGGGCTAGAACCATCTTTGTCCAAATCAAAGACTGATGACCTCTCCCGTGGAAACTTCCCGGCCACGACATACTCTTCACTCCTGGGACTAAAGGAGTTATGCAGAGGATGAGTCGCGATCTCTCTCGGTTGATGAGTCTCAAAAGCATCCATTTTGGTTATGACgcaaaggaggagagagagagagagcgataGACGGTATTGGTTTGAACTTTGAATATACTATGGTGGTTGGTCATCACGACAATCTCTTGACATTTATTCTATTACAGAAAATCCCTTTTGACATTTGAAAAGTTCCTTAAATGAAAGAAATGGTTACAAGTGTCTTCTGACTTTGTAGCATTAGTTACACATCATTTGACTTCTAGTTATCTAAGTCCAGACTTTCTGCCTAAGATCATGAACCTGCACATGACTTATCACTGGGTCAAATTTGCAATTAAGAAGAGAGTTTCTGTTATTAtgggaagaaaaagaaagacacTTAAACAAGATTCCTAAACCTATAATTCAATCTCGGTGGAATGAACCCTTTTCTTCCAGGGGAATGTAAACATTAacctttttttatcaaaatcatgATGCTAGTACAGCTGCTGGAACTAGCATACATCTTTGCTTCTAAAGACCAGGAATAGCCTCCAGGTTGTACTTCTCTTCAGCTTTTTGAGCTTCGCCTTCCCCACTCTCTGGAGGCGGTTTCGGCTTCTCCAACGCATCTAGACTCTGGCGATACACATAGGAAGAGCTTTGCCGGTTTTTACTGCTAGAATTGCTTATTTGACTAGCAAGAAACCTTCGGATGAGCCCCCTCAGAAACGGAGCCAACGTATCGGGTTCATGCTCTAGGTAATACATGATTCCTCCCATACATGCACAGAACATAGCCACCTGTTTTCATTGattgtataaataaaaagagCAGTTCTACTATTAAAGAGGAAGAACGTTTGGTCCCTTGAATTGTTAGTACCTCAGCGTTCTTAATATCAGGAAGAACGTGGCGGTTGACAAGTATCTCCCACAGTGAATCTCCTGCTCGGGGAAGAACGTATAGAGCAAGCTCAGAGCGTCTCGGTTTTTTCTCCAGCATAACCGAGAGGGCCGCTACACCACCCGCGAACCAGTAAACGATCTTGTGGTCCTTGGATGCAACTTTTCTATGGGCACATATGAAAGCCTATTTGCAAATGGGACATTAAGTATTTAGACACATACATCTTATGAAACTGTGTGAAATGAAGGGACCAGTTACCTGAAAAATCCCAACAAAAGCAGACAAGAAGGAAGTTGATCTAACTGAATCTCTGATTGAATGCCAAGATGTCCGGTAAGGAGAAGCCACGAACTGAAAAAGTGTACGATAGCATCAGAAGATACATCTTATTATCTCTGACTAAAGCATAAACCAATTGGATTCTGAAAGCCTTACCCTTTGTAGGTTTAGAACAACATATGGGACGAATGTGAGGGAGAAGTATAAAGGGAATGTTTTCTTGAATGTAGCTGACATTGCGTTAGCATTTTGAGCCAGGCACGAGTTAGTGTTTGGATGAATAGCTGAACAAGGGATGATGGAAGCAAACTCTTCCACCTCTACGTCACTGGCTTCGTTTTTACTAGAGATATAGGCTGATAAGGAAGCTACATCGATTGGACCACCTCTGCAGCATTCTCTCACAGCCTGGTAGACAGGCCTTGCAACTGGTCCTGTCTTCTGAATAAACTCTCTATATGATTTTGGCAAGGTTTCAGGACGCATTATAAAAGCATACATAACCTGCACCACGCATCAATCAGAATTGAAAAAGTATAAAGTATGATCAACAGAGCATTATAACATCTATGCACTTACATGAACTTGTCCACTccatttattaaactatttagaAGACAACtaggagaagaaaaaagaaggaaGAATCTCAATTACCTGGGCACAAGCGACAGAAAAAAGTAAAGAATCTCCATGTCTCCAATGGCTTCCCCAAAGATGGAACTTGTTCTTTGACTTTGCGGAGTTGTAAGCCGCCTGTTCACAAAGATGAAGAGATCAGACTCCCAAAAACACATCTGTCCAGTGATATTACTCAGCATGACACCATTAGATGTACCTGGCCTAATCTAGCCAAGAGGTATAGAGCAAGTGTGCGCCGCTGGGTGGAATCATCTAAAGCCAGGATAGACAAACCAGCAATCGAACCTGCTAAGACTCTGTTCCACCCTTAATCAAAGTCATAATAAGGAAACAAACTTTTAAAGCACTAGGCACCAGCAGAAGCAAATAAGAAACGTAGACACAACAatacaaaaatgaaataaagaGCCAAACATAAAAGACTTACGAATTCAAAGGCGTCTCTTTCTTCCTCCACTTCCTCAAACAGCATCTGAGTAAGTGATAGGAGCCGGTAAAGCCACCGAAAAGGAGACCAATACGACAAGCTTCTTCCCTAACAATCAAATCTGTCTCCGAGACAAGTTGCTGCAACCATTGTTCATGTATGAGTGAATAAAAGATCACATAAAGACTCTAAATTTATCTTAATCAAAAGCAATTATTAACGAAAGCCTATCCCTTTCGTCGATTGAAGGTCACCTTGAGATCGAGAAGAGAGGAATAAGAGTGGCCTCGAGCGAGCTTGAAAGCGCGGAGAAGGATCCCGATGCCGACCCTGACGCCGTAGGAGAGGAGGAAGCTCTGGCAGAGATTGCCGATGGCATTGGCGACGCAGGAGACGTCGGCGTGATCGCAGAGATCGGCGTGGGAGCCACGCGCGGCGGAGCGCTGTCTGCGCTGGAGCTCGGCCATGGCGTCGCGAAGCCGCTCCTCGGCCTCGCGGAGACGGAGGTCGGCCTCGGAGGAGGCGCGGGAGAGAGGAGAATTGTTGGGAGAAGAGGGAGAAGTCGGCTTGGAGAAGGTCGAAGgcatctctctcttctctttgaaGCTGATGAGATGAAAATGGATGATGATGCAATTTCAGAGAGAAGAGGAGGAGATGAACGAgtacaataataatatattggGACCCTACCTACTAGTGAGGATGGGGATACATGCCTTGACACgtcattatttgtttatttgtaatGAGAACGATCCAAAAAAATGAACATACGTTTGTTGGATACAAGTTTTAgtgatttgagtttttttacTCGATTTGGTTTCGCAGTGTTTTGAACGGAAATTTGGTTGTGGATTAGAAACGACGTTTTAACCAACATTGGCATATATTTGGTTTTGGACGATCAATACACGACAAGCATCTTAATCCACGATATTTACCACACAACCGATTGTaattatgttttacttttactcAATCTTATACACAAGTAAAGTCCAAAATGCCCAAAAAAATGGAGGGTTAGGACATCTCCAATGCAACACTaaaatttactctatatttcactctaaaatagagtaactctattatagagttgaatttgctctaatggttcactctataatagagttactctataatagagtgaaatatagagtaatcttattttttcactctatatttggagtaaaaaaacaagattagtctatatttcactctattatagagtgaaacattggagcaaatccaactctataatagagttaatctattttaaagtgaaatatagagtaaattttAGTGTAGCATCGGAGATGGTAAGTGTACACACCTCCACTAACACATTACCTAATTAGAGGTTacctaaaatattaatttgccTATAAGACTAAGAGAGCGGTgcctaagagagagagagagagagagagagagggatcaTGTGGTGTTCCAGAGAGCGTATTAAGCAGTAGTTCAAATCGTGTTCTTGACCTCTTGGATGAACGTCTAAGATCGCTGTGAAACATTTGTGTGAACTGTAGTGTTCTTTCGGATGCTAGATAGCACTCATTGTTTAATCGATCAGATCAATATTTCCGTTTAGTGAATGGTCTGGTCTTGCTTGCAACCATCTTAACCATGTTTTTGTTCAAGTATTTTGGGTTTGGTGTAGCTTAAAAAAAGGTCGGTTTACTTAAACCCAAACTAGACATCGACAACGACCACCCATGACCCACACCTTCAGTTGGTTTTTTGtttaatctaaaaaaaaaggaaaaaaaaatgaaacgaaAGCTGCAAGAAGTCGACGCCGGAGAGAAGCCCGCCTCctccccttcttcttcttctgccatCGGCACCAGCATGAACACTACTGACATAGTTCTGCAGACATCGTCTCCGAAACTCTCACAGAAGCAAGACTACATCTTCCATGGAGGTGATTCCTTCAAACTAAACCCCAAAATCTCTCTACTTTTCTGGGTTCGCTCTTTCTAATTGATTGGTTTCGTTTGTGAAGGGAGACGCCATGTGAGGCCGTACTACTTCGAGTTCATCTCTCATGTAAGTCTCCTCTTTCTAAATCTTTCATTCTTTACAGTGAGGTTGAAATTGGTAGGCCATTTTGTTAGGTGAATAAACGCTGGACGGGGAAAACAATCGTGGACTTGTTCGCTGATGAATTCAAAGGCAGACCTCGTGACTACTATGTATGTTCCTCCTGCTCGTCATGTTTGTGTtttgagattttgattttgattttgattcaaACGGTTACAGGTTGGTGCAGTCAAGTGTGGAAGAATCAAAGTTGATGGAGAAACTGTACCAGTTTCATATATTGTGAGATCTTCTCAAAAGATCACTCATTTCGTCCACAGGTTGTTCTTAAAGCTAGTTTTTTTATTCATGTGGTTGTATCTTATAACTGGTTT encodes:
- the LOC106345876 gene encoding ankyrin repeat-containing protein BDA1 — its product is MDAFETHQPREIATHPLHNSFSPRSEEYVVAGKFPRERSSVFDLDKDGSSPLHAAAAAGQVETVRAILGIDKKLCRLKGRDGKTPLHVAAMRGKTDVIREIVSSCVDCVEDETVQGQTALHLAVMHQEIGAVVAIVELITEMNQIEVLYKKDEQGNTALHLATWRKNRQVIEVLVEAIPEESKTFEVNAMNKMGLSALDLLVMFPSEAGDREIYEKLIQAGAQRGSDIGTTTNIQRTTSLTSACQERAMESQSHKDLVKYFTFKKHRDSPSEARSALLVVASLVATATFQASLTPPGGTWQDSYTPDVSQNATSQQPHIAGQSIMGTFNGIAFTLFVFFNTIGFSVSLSMLNILTLGFPLRFQLQICMMAMYFSHNTAMTSVAPDHVKLYCVLITSILAAATPALMRLLEKPIPMLCQLWDSMLQKICCQ
- the LOC106345875 gene encoding uncharacterized protein LOC106345875, which gives rise to MPSTFSKPTSPSSPNNSPLSRASSEADLRLREAEERLRDAMAELQRRQRSAARGSHADLCDHADVSCVANAIGNLCQSFLLSYGVRVGIGILLRAFKLARGHSYSSLLDLKQLVSETDLIVREEACRIGLLFGGFTGSYHLLRCCLRKWRKKETPLNSVLAGSIAGLSILALDDSTQRRTLALYLLARLGQAAYNSAKSKNKFHLWGSHWRHGDSLLFSVACAQVMYAFIMRPETLPKSYREFIQKTGPVARPVYQAVRECCRGGPIDVASLSAYISSKNEASDVEVEEFASIIPCSAIHPNTNSCLAQNANAMSATFKKTFPLYFSLTFVPYVVLNLQRFVASPYRTSWHSIRDSVRSTSFLSAFVGIFQAFICAHRKVASKDHKIVYWFAGGVAALSVMLEKKPRRSELALYVLPRAGDSLWEILVNRHVLPDIKNAEVAMFCACMGGIMYYLEHEPDTLAPFLRGLIRRFLASQISNSSSKNRQSSSYVYRQSLDALEKPKPPPESGEGEAQKAEEKYNLEAIPGL